The Ramlibacter algicola genome segment GTGCCCTTCCAGGGCGCCAGGTACCAGCCCTGGCACCGCGACTTCCCGGCACCGCGCGAGAGCTACGAAGGCAAGCGCATCACCTCGTTGGCCTTCAACATTTCCGGCGTCGACGTCACGCCCGACATGGGCCCGCTGGAGGTGGCGCACGGCACCCAGTGGGACGACGGCCGCGAGTGGAAGCACCAGATGTTCCCGCCCGAGTCCACATGGGGCCGCTTTGCCGAACGCAGCGTGCGCAAGTTCCCGCAGGCCGGCGACATCAGCTGCCGCTCGGCGCTGACCATCCATCGCGGCACCGAGCACCTGTCGCCGATCGCGCGCCCGGTGCTCGTGATGGGCTTCGACGCACCCGGTGCCGGCCACGCCGCGCTGCACGACATGACCGTCACGCAGGATTTCCACGACCAGCTCCCGGCCGAGGCGCGCGAGCACCTCGTGTGCCGCGTCGTCGATCGCCTCGAGCCGATCGTGCAGAAGCACACGATCGAAGGCCTCGTGATGGCGGGCCAGCGCTGAGAGCCCGCCGGCCGCCGCGCCACAATCGGCGCATGCGGCTGGCGCGCCTTCCCTCTTCGTTGTTCTCGGTGGTGATGGCCACCGGCATCGTCGGCCTGGCCTCGGCCCAGGCCGGCTTCCGCTTCGCCGCCCTCGCGTTC includes the following:
- a CDS encoding phytanoyl-CoA dioxygenase family protein — protein: MDDLATLPDLDLRPALDGLQRDGITACKGAFSRAFVEELREDMMTAFWDAIQRPGGAVGRGPRRWYVEAHPQAFRGFNELVMHPWVRAMAEAVLGPDYEIVEIGLDVPFQGARYQPWHRDFPAPRESYEGKRITSLAFNISGVDVTPDMGPLEVAHGTQWDDGREWKHQMFPPESTWGRFAERSVRKFPQAGDISCRSALTIHRGTEHLSPIARPVLVMGFDAPGAGHAALHDMTVTQDFHDQLPAEAREHLVCRVVDRLEPIVQKHTIEGLVMAGQR